The following are encoded in a window of Aerococcus sanguinicola genomic DNA:
- a CDS encoding ABC transporter ATP-binding protein: protein MLKLLKRVPKSLIILSVFFAFMQGVTELLLPTLTARLINDGVAQGNFDAIWGVAGQMFIMTLLIVGSALANIWFASKASQGLGRDLRNALYAKVQRLSKDTYDEFGNASLITRSSSDIVQIELTTMMVLRMFLLSPAMLIASITMAYQASPQMSQTYLATIPIIAIAIGIVIYTASPLFRSMQKKVDRMNLIFREGLTGVRVIRAFNKNEYESDRFQEANDDYRQTAIGAQVRLAFLIPVMMTTLNLTTVFLVWYGGRLTAIQSLDMGVILSFISYTAIMGVSFMFIGLMFVLIPRAQVSAERVNQVLEAPEKIHSPENGGQVLSLDEAGQIDFNHVHFAYDGAESNVLDDIDFHLTPGMTLGIIGGTGSGKSTIANLLLRFYDRSSGEIRVNGHLLEDINLNSLRRYIAYVPQKANLFRGTIRSNMLAGKSDATDEEIWRALEIAQAADFVSSFSDQLDRRVEQGGSNFSGGQKQRLCIARALIKQSPVNVFDDSFSALDAKTDANLRQALKNLDDQTINLIIAQRVSTISDADLIIVLNDNGSIAGTGSHESLQEDTPIYRSIVQSQLKEVSD, encoded by the coding sequence ATGCTTAAACTCTTAAAACGTGTGCCCAAATCGCTGATTATCCTCAGCGTCTTCTTTGCCTTCATGCAGGGGGTAACGGAATTGCTCCTGCCTACCTTGACTGCACGCTTGATTAATGACGGGGTGGCCCAGGGTAACTTCGATGCCATCTGGGGCGTTGCCGGGCAAATGTTTATCATGACCCTGCTCATTGTGGGTTCTGCCCTGGCCAATATCTGGTTTGCTTCCAAGGCTTCCCAAGGGCTGGGACGTGACCTGCGTAATGCCCTCTATGCCAAGGTGCAACGCCTGTCCAAGGATACCTATGATGAATTCGGGAACGCCTCCCTCATCACGCGGTCATCCTCTGACATTGTGCAGATCGAATTGACCACCATGATGGTTCTGCGGATGTTCTTGCTTTCCCCCGCCATGCTGATTGCCAGTATCACCATGGCCTACCAAGCCAGTCCGCAAATGAGCCAAACCTACCTGGCCACCATCCCTATCATCGCCATCGCTATCGGAATCGTGATCTATACCGCCTCCCCCCTCTTCCGCTCTATGCAAAAGAAGGTGGACCGGATGAACTTGATCTTCCGGGAAGGGCTGACGGGGGTCCGGGTTATCCGAGCTTTCAATAAGAATGAATACGAATCTGACCGCTTCCAGGAAGCTAACGATGACTACCGGCAGACCGCTATCGGCGCCCAAGTTCGCCTGGCCTTCTTAATTCCGGTCATGATGACCACCCTCAACCTGACGACCGTCTTCCTGGTTTGGTATGGCGGGCGTTTAACGGCCATCCAGTCCTTGGACATGGGAGTGATCCTGTCCTTTATCTCTTATACGGCGATCATGGGAGTCTCCTTCATGTTTATCGGTTTGATGTTCGTCCTGATTCCCCGGGCCCAAGTCTCAGCAGAACGGGTGAACCAAGTGTTGGAAGCGCCTGAGAAGATCCACTCACCTGAGAACGGTGGCCAAGTCCTCTCCCTGGATGAAGCTGGACAGATCGACTTCAACCATGTCCACTTCGCCTATGATGGGGCCGAATCCAATGTCCTCGACGACATCGACTTCCACCTGACGCCAGGTATGACCCTGGGGATTATTGGCGGGACAGGTTCCGGTAAGTCAACCATCGCTAACTTGCTCCTACGCTTCTACGACCGGTCGTCCGGCGAGATCCGGGTTAACGGCCACTTGCTCGAAGACATCAACCTCAACAGCCTGCGCCGCTACATCGCCTATGTGCCACAGAAGGCCAACCTCTTCCGCGGCACCATCCGCTCGAATATGTTAGCCGGTAAGTCTGATGCCACAGATGAAGAAATCTGGCGGGCCCTCGAAATTGCCCAAGCTGCGGACTTTGTTTCCAGCTTCTCTGACCAGTTGGACCGACGCGTCGAACAAGGCGGGTCTAACTTCTCAGGAGGTCAAAAGCAGCGGCTCTGTATCGCCCGGGCCTTGATCAAGCAATCGCCGGTCAATGTCTTCGACGATTCTTTCTCGGCTTTGGATGCCAAGACGGACGCCAACCTGCGCCAAGCCTTGAAGAACTTGGATGACCAAACCATCAACTTGATTATTGCCCAACGTGTCAGCACCATTTCCGACGCTGACTTGATTATTGTCCTCAACGACAACGGCAGCATCGCGGGAACTGGCAGCCATGAGAGCCTGCAAGAAGATACCCCAATCTACCGTTCCATCGTTCAATCCCAATTAAAGGAGGTAAGTGACTAA
- a CDS encoding HIT family protein: MTETVKDPNCGYCVQGEPLAQFGYLVGELPHSLVIIFKEQSHPGRLIVAYKEHVSELVDISDEERDAYFAEIAQVAKVMHQLYKPDKINYGAYGDGGSHLHFHLVPKYEGEVEWGTPFAMNLDQKYLSDDEYEAMAEDLRQALAL; encoded by the coding sequence ATGACAGAAACTGTTAAAGATCCAAATTGTGGCTACTGTGTCCAAGGCGAGCCGCTCGCTCAATTCGGCTATTTAGTGGGCGAATTGCCCCATAGCCTGGTGATTATCTTCAAGGAGCAGTCCCATCCTGGCCGCTTGATTGTGGCTTACAAGGAACATGTCAGTGAATTGGTGGATATTTCTGATGAAGAGCGTGATGCTTACTTCGCTGAGATTGCCCAAGTGGCTAAGGTTATGCACCAGCTTTACAAGCCAGACAAGATTAACTACGGGGCTTACGGAGATGGTGGGTCCCACCTCCACTTCCACTTGGTGCCTAAGTATGAAGGCGAAGTGGAATGGGGGACGCCATTTGCGATGAACTTGGACCAAAAATACTTGTCAGATGATGAGTATGAGGCGATGGCAGAGGACTTGCGTCAAGCTTTGGCTTTATAA
- the pdxA gene encoding 4-hydroxythreonine-4-phosphate dehydrogenase PdxA translates to MTKEYVVLTMGDPAGIGPEIVCKSFAKEEVFAEANVAVVGDADILKLADEICQTGLTIHPITSFEEGKYEPGTLDVFDLDNVNMDTFEWGKVSAECGQASYDYIKKAYELAKDGQAAAMVTTTINKESLSEAGIKQLGHTDILQDLTGVEEPLTMFEVKGLRVTFYSKHVSLKEVCDLISKEGIKHYTKRTMDALKTLGVEDPSVAIAGLNPHCGDGGLFGSEEIESIIPAVEEMQAEGIKVYGPIGADSVFHQALMGKYDGVLSLYHDQGHIATKMVDFDRTISITHGLPFLRTSVDHGTAFDIAGTGVADEISLDEAIRLACHYSGRFKAAHEGA, encoded by the coding sequence ATGACTAAAGAATATGTTGTATTGACCATGGGCGACCCAGCAGGTATTGGTCCTGAAATTGTATGTAAGTCTTTTGCCAAAGAGGAGGTCTTCGCTGAGGCTAATGTAGCGGTTGTTGGCGATGCTGATATCCTAAAATTGGCAGATGAAATTTGTCAGACGGGCTTGACCATCCACCCGATTACTTCTTTTGAAGAAGGCAAGTATGAGCCAGGAACCTTAGATGTTTTTGACCTCGATAATGTCAATATGGATACCTTCGAATGGGGTAAAGTATCTGCCGAATGTGGCCAAGCGTCTTACGATTATATCAAGAAAGCCTACGAATTGGCCAAAGATGGGCAAGCAGCCGCTATGGTAACGACAACGATCAATAAGGAGTCATTATCTGAAGCAGGAATTAAACAACTCGGCCATACGGATATCTTGCAGGACCTAACAGGTGTCGAAGAACCCTTAACCATGTTCGAGGTCAAAGGCCTGCGCGTGACCTTCTATTCTAAGCACGTGTCTTTAAAAGAAGTCTGTGACTTAATCTCCAAAGAAGGAATTAAGCATTATACCAAACGAACCATGGATGCCCTTAAAACATTGGGAGTCGAAGATCCTTCCGTTGCGATTGCTGGTTTAAATCCGCACTGTGGGGATGGAGGTCTCTTCGGTAGTGAAGAAATTGAATCCATTATACCTGCTGTGGAAGAGATGCAGGCTGAAGGGATCAAAGTTTATGGCCCAATCGGAGCTGATTCCGTCTTCCACCAAGCCTTAATGGGTAAGTATGATGGGGTTCTTTCTCTCTACCATGACCAAGGCCACATCGCGACGAAGATGGTTGACTTTGACCGGACGATTTCTATTACCCATGGTTTGCCTTTCTTAAGAACTTCAGTTGACCACGGGACGGCTTTTGATATTGCGGGGACAGGTGTGGCTGATGAGATTAGCTTGGATGAAGCGATTCGTCTGGCTTGCCACTATTCTGGACGCTTCAAAGCAGCACATGAAGGTGCATAG
- a CDS encoding four-carbon acid sugar kinase family protein — protein sequence MRTLIIADDMTGANVSNSSLAKNGYKVGTINNADYIADYENYDALGVHTDSRGMEAEAAYQAVVDKMASVKGLQVDFYNKRIDSTMRGNCGAELDAILDQLDEDTLAIVVASYPDSGKIVIGNYMLVDGVPLELTDVRNDPTAPVDSSKISTIFREQTDREIGVITVETIMQGQEAITDTMLALKDNGAEIIVVDAFTNEDIETIAQATLAMDLPFVAVDPGPFTYYLVKNSDQTTGIKTKQKMLFTIGSVSTIAIAQIARFRAELAPYVVKIQAEDLLYDGPDQAEIDRVKNKVLQHLDDNQMFLVATMMQKEDKLNLKEAAKKSGLTVRQASERISDKVAEIGSQIALAMGDQLGGVYTSGGDITKAFLEKTETTGIQIKDEVIPLAVYGTIMGGALDHKSIITKGGLIGDEYTLYECADFLATKIASNYYVEEGVHHVS from the coding sequence ATGCGGACTTTAATTATTGCGGACGATATGACGGGGGCTAATGTCTCGAATTCATCGCTCGCTAAAAACGGCTATAAAGTTGGAACAATTAATAATGCTGATTATATTGCAGACTATGAGAACTATGATGCTTTAGGTGTTCATACGGATTCACGAGGCATGGAAGCTGAAGCGGCCTACCAAGCTGTGGTGGACAAGATGGCCTCTGTTAAAGGCCTCCAGGTTGATTTCTACAATAAACGAATTGATTCCACCATGCGTGGGAATTGTGGGGCAGAGCTCGATGCGATCTTAGACCAGCTCGATGAGGATACCCTGGCGATCGTCGTGGCTTCTTATCCCGATTCAGGAAAGATTGTGATCGGGAATTACATGTTAGTGGATGGAGTGCCCTTAGAACTCACGGATGTGCGGAACGATCCGACAGCACCCGTTGACTCTTCCAAAATTTCAACAATCTTTAGGGAACAGACCGACCGTGAAATTGGCGTGATTACGGTTGAAACGATTATGCAGGGTCAAGAAGCAATTACTGATACCATGCTGGCTCTCAAGGACAATGGGGCAGAGATCATTGTCGTCGATGCCTTCACGAATGAAGATATTGAGACCATCGCCCAGGCTACCCTAGCTATGGACCTTCCCTTTGTTGCTGTTGATCCCGGTCCTTTTACTTACTACCTAGTTAAGAACTCCGACCAAACAACGGGGATTAAGACCAAGCAGAAGATGCTCTTTACCATTGGCTCGGTCTCGACCATTGCGATTGCTCAAATTGCGCGTTTCCGGGCGGAGCTGGCGCCCTATGTGGTCAAAATCCAAGCTGAAGACTTGCTCTATGACGGCCCTGATCAAGCAGAAATTGATCGCGTGAAAAACAAAGTCCTCCAACACTTAGATGATAATCAAATGTTTCTCGTGGCTACGATGATGCAAAAAGAAGATAAGTTGAATCTAAAGGAAGCGGCTAAGAAATCCGGATTGACAGTTCGCCAGGCTTCCGAACGCATCAGCGATAAGGTAGCAGAAATTGGGTCCCAAATTGCCCTAGCCATGGGCGACCAGCTCGGGGGCGTCTATACGTCAGGTGGGGACATCACCAAGGCCTTCCTAGAAAAGACGGAAACAACGGGGATTCAAATCAAAGATGAAGTCATTCCCTTAGCAGTCTACGGCACCATCATGGGTGGAGCCCTGGACCACAAGAGCATCATTACCAAGGGTGGTTTAATTGGCGATGAATATACCCTCTATGAATGTGCGGATTTCTTAGCGACCAAGATTGCCAGCAATTACTATGTAGAAGAAGGTGTTCACCATGTCAGCTAG
- a CDS encoding MetQ/NlpA family ABC transporter substrate-binding protein gives MRKIRMILLALICLLLLGGCKSGQKDQETYKIGVATDRAAEIFRHVGDRLEAEEGIRIEPVVFSDFVQPNVALAEGDIAANAYQYAPFLADFNQSHQTDLVPLGYLSVEPMGIWAKSGIESLDQVPEGARIAVTNDPINTGNALIQLEKAGLLTLKDSAGPVPTKEDIASNPKKLDFVEMDGGQVPRALGDTELILTGITIASEAGLDKEAAIYFEDTTNTSKLFRLNFVVRHEDLDDPILRKILDYYQTEDTVRYAQETGSGTFYPGWGPGEDATKDYEDFAQASS, from the coding sequence ATGCGAAAGATACGAATGATTCTACTGGCTCTGATCTGCTTGTTGCTCCTCGGGGGCTGTAAATCGGGGCAGAAGGACCAGGAGACTTATAAGATTGGGGTAGCGACGGACCGGGCGGCGGAGATTTTCCGCCATGTGGGAGACCGCCTGGAAGCGGAGGAAGGGATCCGGATTGAGCCGGTGGTTTTCAGCGACTTTGTCCAACCTAATGTGGCCCTGGCGGAGGGAGATATTGCGGCCAATGCCTACCAATATGCGCCCTTCCTGGCAGACTTCAACCAGTCCCACCAGACAGACCTGGTTCCCCTGGGTTATTTGTCCGTTGAACCGATGGGGATCTGGGCCAAGTCAGGGATCGAGAGTCTGGACCAGGTGCCGGAAGGGGCGCGGATTGCGGTGACTAATGATCCCATCAATACGGGCAATGCCCTCATCCAGTTGGAGAAGGCGGGGCTTTTGACCCTCAAAGATTCAGCTGGTCCTGTACCGACTAAGGAAGACATCGCCAGCAATCCCAAAAAGCTAGACTTTGTCGAGATGGACGGGGGCCAGGTGCCGAGAGCTTTAGGCGACACAGAGTTGATCCTGACCGGGATAACCATCGCCAGTGAAGCGGGCTTGGACAAGGAGGCTGCCATCTACTTCGAAGACACCACCAACACGTCCAAGCTCTTCCGTTTGAATTTCGTCGTTCGCCACGAAGACTTAGATGATCCCATCCTAAGAAAGATTCTTGACTACTACCAAACAGAAGATACCGTCCGCTATGCCCAAGAAACTGGCTCAGGCACCTTCTATCCCGGCTGGGGGCCAGGCGAAGATGCGACCAAGGACTATGAAGATTTCGCCCAAGCAAGCTCTTAA
- a CDS encoding GntP family permease, whose protein sequence is MSASTQIILALIFAMVLLIFMLTKTKIHVFLALIITSLLTGILGGMDPIETVNTIKEGFGTTLGNLGILISFGVMMGKLLEKSGAAERIARSFLKVFGNGKEEMAVNVTGYITSMSIFCVPGFVILFPLLKVISRAKRKSIVSLAIATAGGLVLTHSIVVPATGPIGTAGIFGADLAQMMFWGIVITIPMAIALVIYARYMGKQIYRLPDESGEGWLEGDQARALTGHDIAEEQTDQEELPGTLVSFAPIIVPILLILAGTFATQAESSSFIVQSIAFLGQPVCALGISLLIAIIFLSRSMTRDQALAFMDEGIAGGAKILLIVGAGGALGTIVNASGAGDVIANYIAGTAIPPILLPLIISTLVRFIQGSGNVAAMTAASITAPIMATLGVSPVFAALAACVGSMFFSYFNDSYFWTINELIGNEKVKDQIRTWSIPTTICWAIGAVMILVLNAFFG, encoded by the coding sequence ATGTCAGCTAGTACACAGATTATCCTCGCCTTAATCTTTGCCATGGTCCTCTTGATCTTCATGCTCACTAAGACCAAGATCCATGTCTTTCTCGCTTTGATTATTACGAGTTTACTCACGGGTATCCTAGGTGGAATGGATCCCATTGAAACAGTGAATACAATTAAGGAAGGTTTCGGGACGACCCTAGGGAACTTAGGGATCCTCATCAGTTTCGGTGTTATGATGGGGAAATTACTAGAAAAATCGGGGGCTGCTGAGCGAATTGCTCGTAGTTTCCTCAAAGTTTTCGGTAATGGTAAGGAAGAAATGGCTGTTAATGTCACGGGTTATATCACCTCCATGTCTATCTTTTGCGTGCCTGGCTTCGTTATTCTCTTCCCCCTACTTAAGGTAATTTCGCGTGCTAAACGTAAGTCTATTGTCTCTTTAGCCATTGCGACAGCAGGTGGCCTTGTTCTCACCCACTCCATTGTGGTTCCCGCGACGGGGCCGATTGGGACAGCGGGAATCTTTGGTGCGGACCTCGCTCAGATGATGTTCTGGGGGATTGTGATTACCATTCCTATGGCTATTGCCCTTGTGATCTACGCCCGCTATATGGGCAAGCAGATTTACCGCTTGCCCGATGAAAGTGGAGAAGGCTGGCTTGAAGGCGACCAAGCCCGTGCTTTAACGGGTCATGACATCGCCGAAGAACAAACGGACCAAGAGGAATTACCTGGCACTCTGGTATCTTTTGCTCCAATTATTGTGCCTATTCTCTTGATTCTCGCTGGCACCTTTGCGACCCAAGCAGAGTCTTCTTCCTTCATCGTTCAAAGTATCGCCTTTCTCGGCCAACCCGTCTGTGCCTTGGGGATTAGCTTACTGATAGCCATTATCTTCCTCAGCCGGTCCATGACCCGGGACCAAGCCTTGGCCTTCATGGACGAAGGCATTGCTGGTGGGGCTAAGATCCTCCTAATAGTGGGAGCTGGGGGCGCTCTAGGAACGATTGTAAATGCTTCTGGCGCTGGTGATGTGATCGCAAATTACATTGCTGGCACAGCCATCCCACCAATTCTCTTGCCGCTAATTATTTCAACCCTGGTCCGTTTCATTCAGGGCTCGGGGAATGTGGCAGCCATGACAGCCGCTTCGATTACGGCCCCTATCATGGCGACACTGGGCGTAAGTCCTGTCTTTGCTGCCTTGGCCGCTTGTGTGGGTTCTATGTTCTTCTCTTACTTCAATGATTCTTACTTCTGGACAATTAATGAATTAATCGGTAATGAGAAGGTTAAGGACCAGATCCGTACTTGGTCTATCCCGACAACCATTTGTTGGGCGATTGGGGCAGTAATGATCCTTGTCCTAAACGCTTTCTTTGGCTAA
- a CDS encoding MarR family winged helix-turn-helix transcriptional regulator, whose amino-acid sequence MTEDALTISHLIFQLANLQKKYLFERLKEVDLNPIQAQTLHYIYREAGPIQRSLATYLGKHEATISNILNVLEDRGYLYRQTASDNSRQKQIFLTASGHKQVEKINGIFKDLEAELCSDLSKEDRAKVLQVLTDQRDQFVKNRKKGDHPCLNS is encoded by the coding sequence GTGACTGAAGATGCCTTAACCATTTCCCATTTAATCTTTCAATTAGCAAACCTACAGAAGAAGTACCTCTTCGAACGCTTAAAGGAAGTTGACCTCAACCCGATCCAGGCCCAGACCCTCCATTATATCTACCGGGAGGCCGGACCTATCCAGCGTTCACTGGCGACCTATCTCGGCAAACACGAGGCCACGATCAGTAACATTTTGAATGTTTTAGAAGATCGTGGCTATCTTTATCGGCAAACGGCGTCAGATAATAGCCGGCAAAAGCAAATCTTTTTGACCGCTAGTGGCCACAAGCAAGTTGAGAAGATTAATGGGATTTTTAAAGATTTAGAAGCTGAGCTCTGTTCCGACTTATCCAAGGAGGACCGGGCCAAAGTATTGCAAGTCTTAACGGATCAACGCGACCAATTCGTAAAAAATAGAAAGAAAGGTGATCATCCATGCTTAAACTCTTAA
- a CDS encoding DeoR/GlpR family DNA-binding transcription regulator: MLAQERLDRIADYLKLSQSATVKELSQEFGVSEVTIRKDLNELESKGLIEKVFGGAIWLGPDQLIRTEIKPDVKQDTRQEDKARLVEEVLENISLGDSLFLDNGTTNRLLVAKCRQYYDVLTIITCDLTIALEATQAPNYRVILLAGELSNLSKTSRDFAAVDRLRSYRVDTAIMGCDSFSKEGVYTTSNEKAALKSSALEIANHRILLATGEKSRRRSLLRYAPMTDFDKLYTSQDADLDGLHDISHLEIKIC, encoded by the coding sequence ATGTTAGCACAGGAGCGTTTAGACCGGATAGCTGATTATCTGAAACTGAGCCAATCGGCAACCGTTAAAGAATTATCTCAAGAATTCGGGGTTTCAGAAGTAACTATTCGAAAGGACTTAAACGAACTCGAAAGTAAAGGTTTGATTGAGAAGGTCTTCGGCGGTGCCATCTGGTTGGGGCCTGATCAGTTGATTCGCACCGAGATAAAACCGGATGTGAAGCAAGATACCCGCCAAGAAGATAAAGCCCGCTTAGTGGAAGAAGTTTTAGAAAATATTTCGCTTGGTGACAGTCTCTTCTTAGATAATGGGACAACCAATCGTTTGTTGGTCGCAAAATGTCGCCAGTATTATGATGTTTTAACAATCATTACTTGTGATTTAACCATTGCACTTGAAGCGACCCAAGCCCCTAATTATCGGGTGATTCTATTAGCGGGAGAGTTATCTAACCTATCGAAAACAAGCCGCGATTTTGCTGCAGTCGATCGTTTACGTTCCTACCGTGTAGACACGGCGATTATGGGTTGCGATTCTTTCTCTAAAGAGGGGGTCTATACGACTTCAAATGAGAAGGCGGCACTCAAGTCCTCGGCATTAGAAATCGCCAACCATCGTATCTTACTGGCAACAGGCGAAAAAAGTCGTCGGCGCAGCCTCTTGCGTTATGCGCCTATGACAGACTTCGATAAGTTGTATACCAGTCAGGATGCTGACTTGGATGGTTTGCATGATATCAGTCACTTAGAAATCAAAATTTGTTAA
- a CDS encoding HlyC/CorC family transporter has translation MDESYVGSIALFILCVILSAYFSASETAFTSLNRIRLQNEAENGDKRAQQALNLQEDFESLLSTILIGNNIVNIGASAIATVVLLVWFPRYGATISTIATTVILLLCSEITPKLIAKLMPEQFAKFSTPILRVVMWLMTPLVWLINLWQKLVQRIIPIESQEGISEEELLSLVDEARVGGSIEYDEQRLVKAAINFDDRTVSSILTPRIDLVAADVHDSDESIDQAFMEHPYSRLVIYDENIDNVLGALHERDFNRYLRAKRERGQKVVLQSILSDVLFIPPSIKLANLLRKMQKQKVHMAVVRDEHGGVMGIATMEDVLEELVGEIWDEDDVVFNDIDVLIPQEHYQFSGGCAIDKAMPILNLPLEEPELFHTVNGFVVHHIGKLPEKGDRFSVGDWQFKVLEEDRQRVSILDAIHQENSEEEEED, from the coding sequence ATGGATGAGAGTTACGTCGGGTCGATCGCCTTATTTATCTTATGTGTGATTTTATCCGCTTATTTTTCTGCTTCGGAGACAGCTTTTACGTCTTTGAATCGCATTCGTTTGCAAAATGAGGCAGAGAATGGCGATAAGCGTGCCCAACAAGCCCTCAATTTACAGGAAGACTTTGAATCCTTACTATCGACAATCTTGATTGGCAATAATATTGTGAACATCGGGGCGTCAGCTATCGCAACGGTGGTCCTCTTGGTCTGGTTCCCTCGCTATGGGGCGACCATTTCGACCATTGCGACAACGGTGATCCTCTTGCTCTGCTCAGAGATTACGCCCAAGTTAATTGCCAAATTGATGCCGGAACAATTTGCCAAGTTCTCAACCCCTATTTTGCGGGTGGTCATGTGGCTAATGACGCCTCTTGTTTGGTTGATTAACCTCTGGCAGAAGCTCGTCCAACGCATCATCCCCATCGAAAGCCAGGAAGGAATCAGTGAGGAAGAATTGCTTTCCCTGGTGGATGAAGCCCGGGTGGGTGGCTCGATTGAATACGATGAACAGCGCTTGGTCAAGGCCGCCATTAACTTCGACGACCGAACCGTTTCTTCTATTCTAACCCCTCGGATTGACCTGGTTGCCGCGGACGTCCATGACAGCGACGAAAGCATTGACCAGGCCTTCATGGAACATCCTTATTCGCGCTTGGTGATTTATGACGAGAATATCGATAATGTCCTAGGTGCCCTCCACGAGCGGGACTTCAACCGCTATCTGCGGGCCAAGCGTGAGCGCGGACAAAAAGTGGTCCTCCAGAGCATTCTCTCTGATGTCCTCTTCATTCCGCCTTCGATTAAATTAGCCAACCTCCTGCGCAAGATGCAGAAGCAGAAGGTTCATATGGCTGTTGTCCGCGACGAACACGGGGGCGTCATGGGGATTGCTACCATGGAAGACGTCCTGGAAGAACTAGTTGGCGAGATTTGGGACGAAGATGACGTGGTCTTCAATGACATCGACGTGCTCATCCCCCAAGAACACTATCAATTTAGCGGGGGCTGCGCCATCGACAAGGCTATGCCAATCCTTAACCTGCCCCTAGAAGAACCCGAACTCTTCCATACCGTCAATGGCTTTGTGGTCCACCACATCGGCAAGCTTCCAGAAAAAGGCGACCGCTTCAGCGTCGGCGACTGGCAATTCAAGGTCCTCGAAGAAGACCGCCAACGCGTCTCCATCCTCGACGCCATCCACCAAGAAAACTCGGAAGAAGAGGAAGAAGACTAA